In one window of Marispirochaeta aestuarii DNA:
- a CDS encoding ABC transporter permease — protein MGFFGKTHSLQELERRQKGVLATIIKDWQLYVLLLPMVAFFFLWRYLPMGGILVAFKRYKVTEGVMGSEFAGFYYFRELFFGAGSGEFWRAFRNTFMLNIYGLLFAFPVPIILALLFSEIRSVVYRTAAQTLSYMPNFISEVIITTLIILITSNSHGSVGLVTRVLQALGLISEQTKLMFEPAYFRSVYIVSDIWIKAGYGSIVYFAAIMGIPPSNYEAARVDGATKLDQIRHVTLPGIATTLTIMLILRIGQMLQVGFEKVLLLYNPATYETSDVLATYVFRTGMGGVGGRMAGALATSPSLATAAGLFEALIAMVLVLGANYISRKISDTSVF, from the coding sequence ATGGGTTTTTTCGGTAAAACGCACAGCTTGCAGGAACTTGAGCGAAGGCAGAAGGGCGTACTCGCGACCATTATCAAGGACTGGCAGCTCTATGTGCTGCTCCTTCCAATGGTGGCCTTCTTTTTTCTGTGGCGCTACCTCCCCATGGGGGGAATCCTGGTGGCCTTCAAACGCTACAAGGTAACCGAAGGGGTAATGGGCAGCGAATTCGCCGGCTTTTATTACTTCAGGGAGCTGTTCTTCGGCGCCGGAAGCGGAGAGTTCTGGCGGGCTTTCCGGAACACCTTCATGCTGAATATATACGGACTGCTCTTCGCCTTTCCGGTGCCCATTATTCTGGCCCTGCTTTTCAGCGAGATACGGAGCGTTGTTTACCGGACGGCGGCCCAGACGCTGTCGTACATGCCCAACTTCATCTCCGAGGTAATCATCACCACTCTGATAATCCTGATAACCTCCAACAGCCACGGGTCGGTGGGACTGGTGACCCGGGTCCTGCAGGCTCTGGGACTTATATCGGAGCAGACGAAACTCATGTTCGAGCCCGCATATTTCCGGAGTGTCTACATTGTTTCGGATATCTGGATAAAGGCGGGATACGGTTCCATCGTCTATTTCGCGGCCATCATGGGGATTCCCCCCAGCAACTACGAGGCCGCCAGAGTGGACGGCGCAACAAAGCTGGACCAGATCCGCCATGTGACCCTGCCGGGCATCGCCACAACCCTTACCATAATGCTGATCCTGCGTATCGGGCAGATGCTGCAGGTGGGTTTCGAAAAGGTTCTGCTTCTGTACAACCCGGCAACCTACGAAACCTCGGATGTACTGGCGACCTACGTGTTCAGAACCGGTATGGGCGGCGTGGGAGGCAGAATGGCCGGGGCCCTGGCAACCAGCCCCTCCCTGGCCACCGCCGCCGGTCTTTTCGAAGCCCTTATTGCCATGGTGCTGGTGCTGGGGGCCAACTATATCAGCCGCAAGATTTCGGACACCTCCGTGTTTTAG
- the kduI gene encoding 5-dehydro-4-deoxy-D-glucuronate isomerase: protein MEIRHPMHPGHGKVLDTEGLRREFLVQNLFVPGSLKMVYSHIDRIVICGIMPFNESLELKTDRGVFGVDYFLERRELGVINVGGPGTIRIDGTDYSLDCKDGLYAGMGSREISFSSRDSADPAKFYCLSGTAHKRYDTQAVPRGKARELHLGSDENCNRRVIRQLIHPAVLPSCQLVMGYTELAKGNVWNTMPAHTHERRMEVYFYFELDPDQAVFHLMGEPRETRHILVRNEEAVISPSWSIHSGVGTGNYTFIWGMVGENQTFDDMDGASMDDMA, encoded by the coding sequence ATGGAAATACGGCATCCTATGCACCCCGGACACGGCAAAGTTCTCGATACCGAAGGCCTGCGCAGGGAGTTTCTTGTTCAGAATCTTTTTGTTCCCGGCAGCCTGAAAATGGTCTACAGCCATATAGACCGCATCGTTATCTGCGGGATCATGCCTTTCAATGAGTCCCTGGAGCTGAAGACAGACCGGGGGGTATTCGGGGTCGACTATTTCCTCGAACGCCGGGAGCTGGGGGTAATCAATGTCGGGGGACCGGGAACGATACGTATCGACGGTACCGACTATTCCCTGGACTGCAAGGACGGACTCTATGCCGGAATGGGCAGCCGGGAAATCTCCTTTTCCAGCCGGGATTCCGCCGATCCCGCCAAATTCTACTGTCTCAGCGGAACCGCCCACAAGCGCTACGATACTCAAGCTGTGCCCAGGGGGAAGGCCCGGGAACTTCACCTCGGCTCCGACGAAAACTGCAACCGGCGGGTAATCCGGCAGCTTATACACCCTGCTGTACTTCCCTCCTGCCAGCTGGTTATGGGGTATACGGAACTTGCAAAAGGCAATGTCTGGAACACCATGCCCGCCCATACCCATGAACGGCGTATGGAGGTCTATTTCTATTTCGAGCTCGATCCGGATCAGGCCGTTTTTCACCTCATGGGGGAACCCAGGGAGACCCGGCACATCCTGGTGCGCAACGAGGAGGCGGTAATCTCCCCAAGCTGGTCGATCCACTCCGGGGTGGGAACGGGTAACTATACCTTTATATGGGGGATGGTGGGGGAGAATCAGACCTTCGACGACATGGACGGGGCGTCCATGGACGACATGGCCTGA
- a CDS encoding IclR family transcriptional regulator: MKQSSENSRKKGAVQSIERAFDILELLSRDPQGFTLTEISNRLDLHKSTVHRLLAGLLGRHYVEKAPRTNCYRLGLGFVHMSGMYLNRIELKTEAEYYMRELANLLGQVVFLAIRKDGEVVYIDKIEKFDSTHRFAIIGMRRPFHCTAIGKALLFDEPEDSLQRILEGEERVKRTEKTVTEVPELLSLIRKYRDQGYSLDDEEWEYNTSCVAAPIYDYRNKVIAAISTAWSPHQTRYSMDELGSLVRQTALKISARLGYDTDEVEIVAV; encoded by the coding sequence ATGAAACAGAGTTCTGAAAATTCCCGGAAAAAAGGGGCTGTACAGTCCATCGAGCGGGCCTTCGATATCCTGGAGCTTCTGTCCCGGGATCCCCAGGGCTTTACCCTGACGGAGATTTCCAACAGGCTGGATCTTCATAAGAGCACGGTTCACCGGCTTCTTGCGGGGCTCCTGGGCCGGCACTACGTGGAAAAAGCCCCCCGGACCAACTGCTACCGCCTGGGACTCGGTTTTGTACACATGTCCGGAATGTACCTTAACCGCATCGAGCTCAAGACCGAGGCGGAGTACTACATGCGGGAGCTCGCCAATCTGCTGGGGCAGGTTGTTTTTCTCGCCATCCGCAAGGACGGCGAGGTCGTCTACATAGACAAGATCGAAAAGTTCGACAGTACCCATCGCTTCGCGATAATCGGCATGCGCCGTCCCTTTCACTGTACCGCCATCGGCAAAGCTCTGCTCTTCGACGAACCCGAAGATTCCCTTCAGCGAATTCTGGAAGGAGAGGAACGCGTAAAGCGGACCGAGAAAACCGTGACAGAGGTCCCGGAACTCTTGAGTCTTATACGGAAGTACCGCGACCAGGGATACAGCCTGGACGACGAGGAGTGGGAGTACAATACCAGCTGTGTGGCCGCTCCGATCTACGATTACCGGAACAAGGTTATTGCCGCAATCAGCACAGCCTGGAGCCCTCATCAGACCCGCTATTCCATGGATGAACTCGGTTCCCTGGTCCGTCAAACCGCCCTGAAAATCTCAGCCCGTCTGGGCTACGATACCGACGAGGTTGAAATCGTCGCGGTTTAG
- a CDS encoding DUF2202 domain-containing protein: MKKLITVTIVMMFAGLFLVAAGQQDTNYERGLRNGTGRGAGMAVPGRGNGPGRAAAGGQGGSYGFDSRFTDDLKSVLADADTGSLSQQEAEGLLFMWEEEKLARDVYQELYETWNLPVFRNIAMSEEQHMESVGMLLDAYGLEKAGTGDAGVYEDSGLVSLYADLTARGKTSVVDALKVGALIEDLDIHDLQQNLELTDNDDISILYQNLMKGSRNHLRSFLRQLDREGVEYEAQYISPEYLERILSINQENAVIRDPDYML; this comes from the coding sequence ATGAAGAAGCTGATCACTGTTACCATTGTCATGATGTTTGCCGGACTGTTCCTCGTTGCGGCGGGCCAGCAGGATACGAACTATGAACGGGGCTTGAGAAACGGAACCGGCCGGGGAGCCGGAATGGCTGTTCCGGGACGCGGGAACGGACCCGGCAGGGCTGCCGCCGGAGGGCAGGGGGGGAGCTACGGTTTCGATTCCCGCTTTACCGATGACCTGAAGTCTGTTCTGGCGGATGCAGATACGGGCAGTCTGTCACAGCAGGAGGCGGAAGGACTGCTGTTCATGTGGGAGGAGGAGAAACTCGCCAGGGACGTATACCAGGAACTCTACGAAACCTGGAACCTTCCTGTTTTTCGCAATATCGCCATGAGTGAAGAGCAACACATGGAGTCCGTGGGAATGCTCCTGGATGCCTACGGTCTCGAAAAAGCCGGAACAGGTGATGCCGGGGTGTACGAAGACAGCGGCCTCGTCAGTCTGTATGCGGACCTCACTGCCAGGGGAAAGACCTCAGTGGTGGATGCCCTGAAGGTCGGGGCCCTCATCGAGGACCTGGACATTCATGATCTGCAGCAGAACCTGGAGCTGACGGACAACGATGATATCAGCATCCTGTACCAGAACCTGATGAAAGGTTCGAGGAACCATCTGCGCTCCTTCCTGCGGCAGCTCGACCGCGAGGGGGTGGAATACGAGGCGCAGTACATAAGCCCCGAATACCTGGAGAGAATCCTGAGCATCAACCAGGAGAACGCGGTAATACGGGATCCGGATTATATGCTATAA
- a CDS encoding 4Fe-4S binding protein: MKRKGISLRRVVQIFFLLLITLIAVNHTLEERGIEIPLVGSASLHAVCPFGGVVSIYQYAAAGTFTKKIHESSFILMIIVFALALAFGPVFCGWICPLGTVQEFISRIGRRLFGKRHNNFIPRAADRYLRYLRYLVLGWVIYATAVSGVLVFADYDPYYALFNFWTGEVAVSAFVILALVLLAALFVERPFCKYACPYGAVLGLFNIVRVFGIKRNTDTCINCRACDRACPMNIQVSTAGRVRDHQCISCLECSSETACPVPATVELAAGNISIKKAEV, from the coding sequence ATGAAGAGAAAGGGCATATCCCTGCGCAGGGTGGTGCAGATTTTTTTCCTGCTCCTTATTACCCTGATCGCGGTCAACCACACCCTGGAAGAGCGGGGAATCGAGATTCCTTTAGTTGGTTCGGCATCGCTGCATGCGGTCTGCCCCTTCGGCGGGGTGGTATCGATCTATCAGTATGCTGCAGCCGGAACCTTCACGAAAAAGATCCATGAATCATCCTTTATTCTGATGATAATCGTATTCGCCCTGGCCCTGGCCTTCGGCCCGGTCTTCTGCGGATGGATCTGTCCCCTGGGTACGGTGCAGGAGTTTATCTCCCGGATCGGGCGCAGGCTATTCGGCAAACGGCACAACAATTTTATTCCCCGGGCGGCGGACCGCTATTTACGCTATCTGCGCTATCTGGTACTGGGATGGGTCATTTACGCCACAGCCGTTTCCGGGGTCCTGGTATTTGCGGACTACGATCCCTACTACGCCCTCTTCAACTTCTGGACCGGAGAGGTAGCGGTCTCCGCCTTTGTCATTCTGGCCCTGGTCCTGCTGGCAGCCCTCTTTGTTGAACGGCCTTTCTGTAAATACGCCTGCCCCTACGGGGCCGTTCTGGGGCTCTTCAATATTGTCCGGGTCTTCGGGATCAAACGAAATACGGATACCTGTATCAACTGCAGGGCCTGCGACCGGGCCTGTCCCATGAACATACAGGTCTCCACCGCAGGCAGGGTACGGGACCACCAGTGCATCAGTTGCCTGGAATGCTCCAGCGAAACCGCCTGCCCCGTACCGGCAACGGTGGAACTTGCAGCCGGAAACATCAGCATAAAAAAGGCGGAGGTATAG
- a CDS encoding response regulator transcription factor, with translation MAEVFIVEDNDNVRDALAGYLKLEGIDVREFGSLGPAESELKRRTPDLLVLDVMLPDGDGFLFAKQVKSRKDIPILFLTARDQESDRITGLEIGADDYVVKPFSPREVVLRIRKILARTSSEGDEKGLVFQLEGSRLEIDREKHRISIDGTGLSLTAAEWNILVHLAERQPQVFSRLQLLESCLGSVAEGSERTIDTHIKNLRRKMENEGWIETVRGFGYRFNGESG, from the coding sequence GTGGCGGAAGTTTTTATAGTAGAAGACAACGACAACGTCAGAGATGCCCTGGCAGGATACCTGAAACTCGAGGGAATAGATGTCCGTGAGTTCGGATCCCTCGGTCCCGCGGAATCGGAACTCAAACGCAGGACACCGGACCTGCTGGTGCTGGATGTGATGCTTCCCGACGGCGACGGCTTCCTCTTCGCCAAACAGGTAAAATCCCGCAAGGATATCCCCATCCTCTTCCTTACGGCCCGGGACCAGGAATCCGACCGCATTACCGGCCTCGAGATCGGGGCGGACGATTATGTTGTAAAGCCCTTCTCTCCCCGGGAGGTGGTCCTGCGGATCAGGAAAATCCTGGCCCGGACCTCATCTGAAGGAGACGAAAAAGGCCTGGTTTTCCAACTGGAGGGCTCGCGGCTGGAGATAGACCGGGAAAAACACCGGATCAGCATAGACGGGACCGGTCTCTCGCTGACGGCGGCGGAATGGAACATCCTTGTTCACCTGGCAGAAAGGCAGCCACAGGTATTTTCCCGCCTGCAGCTGCTGGAGTCCTGTCTCGGTTCTGTGGCGGAAGGATCTGAACGCACCATCGATACCCATATAAAGAATCTGCGCCGCAAGATGGAAAACGAGGGCTGGATAGAGACGGTCCGGGGATTCGGCTACCGTTTTAACGGGGAGAGCGGATGA
- a CDS encoding sensor histidine kinase: MKSAYSWLLRSFLAAFLILISVQILILGAGIVPVLESYSRSQIHRLDELAQRILINPAEISAENPQHSGPFFVFSADRELVYSNRGRGRTIPETDYRPVRYDGQVIGYYYAGEIRFLDTRSNRLFLASLGILLAFSMFASLGIAVLAAVRTARGIAGPVSVLRRDIQQLRGLKAPEIRDFPVRELSEISVSLNRVGTILAGEEEYKQQWMQNIAHDLRTPLSGLRGQLEGMRDGVLEAGPERYQRTLKELERLEAMIASVSELSRIENLKELQIDAISGENFCRETYRTFETRLAEGGSSLTCSAKIPYFYADGNLIRRAVENILGNALVYAGPGASIFMEITAGDQDETVLKISNDGPHIPEDQLEKIFQRFYRGEYSRSTPGTGLGLNISREIVQRHGGCISAENLKPRGVAFTITLPKPQSQ; this comes from the coding sequence ATGAAGTCCGCCTATTCCTGGCTGCTCCGCAGTTTTCTTGCCGCTTTTCTTATCCTGATCAGCGTGCAGATACTCATTCTGGGGGCTGGAATAGTTCCTGTTCTGGAAAGCTACTCCCGCAGCCAGATACACCGCCTGGATGAGCTGGCACAGCGTATTCTTATTAATCCCGCGGAGATCAGCGCTGAAAATCCGCAGCACTCGGGGCCCTTTTTTGTCTTTTCCGCCGACCGGGAGCTTGTCTACTCCAACCGCGGGCGGGGACGCACTATCCCCGAGACGGACTACCGGCCGGTCCGCTATGACGGGCAGGTAATCGGATACTATTATGCCGGGGAGATCCGTTTTCTCGATACCCGGTCAAACCGGCTCTTTCTTGCTTCCCTGGGAATCCTGCTTGCCTTTTCGATGTTTGCCTCCCTGGGAATCGCAGTGCTTGCAGCGGTACGCACAGCCCGGGGAATCGCCGGACCTGTCTCGGTACTGCGAAGAGACATACAGCAGCTGAGGGGCCTGAAGGCTCCGGAGATTCGTGACTTCCCGGTCCGGGAGCTTTCGGAGATTTCCGTCAGCCTGAACAGGGTTGGAACCATTCTCGCAGGCGAGGAGGAGTACAAGCAGCAGTGGATGCAGAATATCGCCCACGACCTGAGGACCCCCTTGAGCGGATTGCGGGGACAGCTCGAAGGGATGCGGGACGGTGTACTGGAAGCAGGGCCGGAACGATACCAGCGCACCCTTAAGGAGCTTGAACGGCTGGAAGCCATGATAGCCTCGGTAAGCGAACTCTCCAGAATCGAAAACCTGAAGGAGCTCCAGATTGATGCGATATCCGGCGAGAACTTCTGCAGGGAGACATACAGAACCTTTGAAACCCGTCTGGCCGAAGGGGGCAGCAGTCTCACCTGCTCCGCGAAGATCCCCTATTTTTACGCCGACGGAAACCTGATTCGACGGGCCGTGGAAAACATCCTGGGAAATGCCCTTGTCTACGCCGGCCCCGGAGCATCAATCTTTATGGAGATTACAGCAGGAGATCAGGACGAGACGGTCCTTAAAATCAGCAACGACGGACCTCATATACCGGAAGATCAGCTGGAGAAAATTTTCCAGCGCTTTTACCGGGGAGAGTACAGCCGCTCCACCCCCGGTACGGGCCTGGGACTGAACATAAGCCGGGAGATTGTCCAGCGTCACGGCGGCTGCATCAGCGCCGAAAACCTGAAACCCCGGGGAGTAGCTTTTACAATTACCCTCCCGAAACCGCAGTCACAGTGA
- a CDS encoding methylglyoxal synthase: protein MKLKKNIALVAHDNRKSDLLEWVGWNWELLSQHNLICTGTTGRLVETCLQERLPDGKPKALSIRILKSGPLGGDQQLGSHIVDGLIDMIIFFWDPMEPQPHDVDVKALLRIAVLYNVLTACNRSTADFLISSPLLSGPYERILKDYSNYIDRNIPEGTGLTVTAVSGG, encoded by the coding sequence ATGAAACTGAAAAAGAATATTGCCCTGGTTGCTCACGATAATCGTAAAAGTGATCTCCTTGAATGGGTCGGATGGAACTGGGAGCTTCTTTCACAACATAACCTGATCTGTACCGGAACCACCGGGCGGCTGGTGGAGACCTGTCTGCAGGAACGCCTGCCCGATGGAAAGCCCAAAGCCCTTTCCATACGGATTCTCAAATCCGGGCCTCTTGGCGGGGATCAGCAGCTGGGATCTCATATAGTCGACGGGCTTATCGATATGATCATATTCTTCTGGGACCCCATGGAACCTCAGCCCCATGATGTGGACGTAAAGGCGCTTTTAAGAATAGCGGTTCTGTACAATGTTCTTACTGCCTGTAACCGTTCAACGGCGGATTTTCTTATTTCTTCGCCTTTACTGTCCGGACCCTACGAGCGAATTCTGAAGGATTACAGCAATTATATCGACAGGAATATTCCCGAAGGGACAGGACTCACTGTGACTGCGGTTTCGGGAGGGTAA
- the zupT gene encoding zinc transporter ZupT, with translation MDASVILFAFGLTLFAGLSTGIGSALAFFAHKTNTRFLSAALGFSAGVMIYVSMIEIFVKAKDSLTEALGATRGYWITTASFFGGILLISLIDKLVPGFENPHEAREIEEMQQHEAQEHRKKKELMRMGIFSALAIGIHNFPEGLATFMGALSDPALGISIAVAIAIHNIPEGIAVSVPIYYATNDKRKAFGLSFLSGLSEPVGAALGFFVLLPFMNDIVFGIIFASVAGIMVYISLDELLPTAEKYGEHHIAIYGVILGMVVMAFSLLMFA, from the coding sequence ATGGACGCATCTGTCATATTGTTCGCCTTCGGGCTTACCCTCTTCGCCGGTCTGTCCACGGGAATCGGCAGTGCCCTCGCTTTTTTTGCCCATAAGACAAACACCCGCTTTCTCTCCGCTGCCCTGGGATTTTCTGCCGGGGTCATGATCTATGTTTCCATGATCGAGATCTTCGTAAAGGCGAAGGATTCCCTCACCGAAGCCCTGGGCGCTACCCGGGGGTACTGGATTACCACCGCCAGTTTTTTCGGCGGGATTCTCCTGATAAGCCTCATAGATAAACTTGTTCCCGGCTTCGAGAATCCCCACGAAGCCCGGGAGATCGAAGAGATGCAGCAGCACGAGGCACAGGAGCACAGGAAAAAGAAGGAACTGATGCGTATGGGCATCTTCTCCGCTCTGGCCATCGGCATCCACAATTTTCCCGAAGGTCTTGCAACCTTCATGGGCGCCCTGAGCGATCCTGCTCTGGGGATCAGCATCGCCGTAGCCATCGCAATACACAATATTCCCGAAGGCATAGCCGTATCGGTACCTATTTACTACGCCACCAACGACAAAAGGAAGGCCTTCGGGCTCTCCTTTCTTTCAGGTTTGTCCGAACCGGTGGGAGCGGCCCTCGGTTTCTTCGTGCTGCTTCCCTTTATGAACGATATTGTGTTCGGTATTATCTTCGCCTCCGTTGCCGGCATAATGGTCTACATTTCCCTGGACGAACTGCTGCCCACCGCGGAGAAGTACGGAGAACACCATATCGCAATCTACGGCGTTATTCTGGGTATGGTGGTAATGGCTTTCAGCCTTCTGATGTTTGCCTGA
- a CDS encoding methyl-accepting chemotaxis protein, with protein sequence MKEKNSVILIVYLPWIFLLGLYSLGFAFYMDPSMLPRFLSALLPTGILMMFVMGIVTCRQRRCFDPRILGSEQDVDEAALSGLGAAPLAIFKLFILFNLVLVIIVTLVSIQLFGIDSARLLLYSGMALSYMLLGAAFVYVSLDRKVLNFLHNHRITRFPESCRHDRQFRKIIIMPSFMTLMNLCLAFTSVLLETSRLEDLHAAALAQQIPMLVAKMVLPWGIYAFIVMALVFVWAKNTSILFSRVQQRVDALTSKEKDLTGAVFICSVDEIAALAGGINQFIRMLHGSMVQLKEHFAHLDGIQHELLSAVREAGAVAGDSSESIGAAEHEMRIQDHINGEAIHQGEEVALVVSKIGEAFSRQTEAVTGAMEHVQGLIDSVETAAGKILSVSRQGSRLETLSKEGSEAVSAALNSVREVATMSARLSEINQAIASIASQTNLLAMNAAIEAAHAGDSGQGFAVVADEIRMLAESSAAQTKESNNSLKLVSQEIQRALEDAERTSASFEQMQAGILEIGEASGRISETVQDQARASRSISGMLDDARAQTDAISELSANLEQRNEALLEALRQVGESSKKTLQEAERMGVMNREVQERMESLVKAAEETAVIQTNVSGLIEDFKV encoded by the coding sequence ATGAAAGAAAAAAACAGTGTCATTTTAATAGTATATCTGCCGTGGATATTTCTTCTGGGACTTTACAGCCTCGGGTTCGCCTTCTACATGGATCCTTCGATGCTTCCCCGCTTCCTCTCCGCGCTGCTTCCCACGGGCATCCTCATGATGTTCGTGATGGGGATTGTTACGTGCAGGCAGAGGAGGTGCTTTGATCCGCGGATTCTCGGTTCCGAGCAGGATGTGGATGAGGCGGCCCTGAGCGGTCTGGGAGCGGCCCCCCTGGCGATCTTCAAGCTCTTCATCCTTTTCAACCTGGTGCTGGTTATTATTGTCACTCTTGTGTCGATACAGCTCTTCGGAATCGATTCCGCACGCCTGCTGCTCTATTCCGGAATGGCCCTTTCCTACATGCTCCTCGGTGCGGCCTTCGTCTATGTGAGTCTCGATCGAAAGGTTCTGAACTTTCTGCATAATCACAGAATAACCCGCTTTCCTGAATCCTGTCGTCATGACAGGCAGTTCCGCAAGATCATCATCATGCCCTCTTTCATGACATTGATGAACCTGTGTCTGGCCTTTACTTCGGTTCTATTGGAGACTTCCCGGCTGGAGGATCTCCACGCTGCCGCCCTCGCTCAGCAGATTCCCATGCTGGTGGCAAAGATGGTTCTGCCCTGGGGAATCTATGCCTTTATTGTAATGGCCCTGGTATTTGTCTGGGCAAAGAATACCAGTATCCTCTTTTCCCGGGTCCAGCAGCGGGTTGACGCCCTTACCTCGAAGGAGAAGGACCTGACCGGTGCGGTCTTTATCTGTTCCGTGGACGAGATTGCCGCCCTGGCGGGGGGTATAAATCAGTTCATCCGCATGCTTCACGGCAGCATGGTTCAGCTGAAGGAGCATTTTGCCCACCTGGACGGAATCCAGCATGAGCTTCTGAGCGCTGTTCGGGAGGCCGGAGCGGTGGCCGGAGATTCCAGTGAAAGCATTGGCGCCGCAGAGCATGAAATGCGCATTCAGGACCATATAAACGGCGAAGCCATTCACCAGGGAGAAGAGGTCGCACTGGTGGTTTCAAAGATCGGAGAGGCCTTTTCCCGCCAGACCGAAGCGGTTACCGGGGCCATGGAGCATGTCCAGGGGCTCATCGATTCCGTGGAAACCGCAGCGGGCAAAATACTCTCCGTCTCCCGGCAGGGCTCCCGGTTGGAAACCCTCTCTAAAGAGGGAAGCGAAGCGGTCAGCGCCGCCCTGAACTCGGTGCGGGAGGTGGCCACCATGTCCGCCCGGCTGTCGGAGATCAACCAGGCCATTGCATCCATCGCTTCCCAGACCAATCTGCTGGCCATGAATGCCGCCATAGAGGCAGCCCACGCGGGGGATTCCGGGCAGGGTTTCGCCGTAGTGGCCGATGAAATCCGCATGCTTGCCGAAAGCTCCGCCGCCCAGACAAAGGAGAGCAACAACAGCCTTAAACTGGTATCTCAGGAGATCCAGCGGGCTCTTGAGGACGCGGAACGTACAAGTGCCAGTTTCGAACAGATGCAGGCGGGAATCCTGGAGATCGGTGAGGCCTCGGGCAGGATTTCCGAGACCGTTCAGGACCAGGCAAGGGCCAGCCGCAGCATCAGCGGAATGCTCGATGACGCACGGGCCCAGACCGATGCCATCAGTGAACTCTCGGCCAACCTGGAACAGAGGAACGAGGCCCTGCTCGAAGCCCTGCGGCAGGTAGGGGAATCCTCGAAGAAGACCCTGCAGGAGGCTGAACGCATGGGGGTAATGAACCGGGAGGTCCAGGAGCGGATGGAGTCTCTGGTAAAGGCCGCCGAAGAGACCGCGGTAATCCAGACCAATGTCTCTGGTCTGATAGAAGATTTTAAGGTATAA
- a CDS encoding histidine kinase dimerization/phosphoacceptor domain -containing protein codes for MKAFLQRRDELFRILLKSIIYFGAVAYIPSLIACLHDELYLLAVIDTLGYLSLVGVYIYPGARYELRLFTTVFVTLFIGAAVLIETGPYGAGHIWLLCAVFIAALFSRPRIIITSIICTQLIMLIYGVLNEARMLKHEIPSLSVFAISANMLLISVTVSLITYFLLRSLQEEVEEQENLMRLLHHRVKNNLQAFESLIALSSDEIDRSSGLHHRARAISAANNLLLDAPETGMVDMAELIRMLTDASAMAIDNQGKLSVHAEKLNEVAVGLSDLIEILRDLRPLRFTVLEDTILIQGEGSFGPIRDRLRLLNHSLIPAEWLDVQDEHIILRIPGLKSPR; via the coding sequence ATGAAGGCCTTCCTGCAGAGAAGGGATGAACTTTTTCGTATTCTGCTGAAATCGATAATCTATTTTGGCGCGGTAGCCTATATACCGAGCCTTATCGCCTGCCTGCACGACGAGCTCTATCTGCTGGCGGTCATAGATACCCTGGGCTACCTCTCGTTGGTGGGGGTCTATATTTATCCCGGGGCCAGATACGAGCTGCGTCTTTTTACCACGGTCTTCGTTACCCTGTTTATCGGCGCGGCGGTCCTCATCGAGACAGGACCCTACGGTGCGGGGCATATATGGCTGCTGTGTGCGGTATTCATTGCGGCCCTGTTCAGCAGACCGCGAATAATTATCACATCCATCATTTGTACCCAGCTGATAATGCTGATTTACGGAGTACTGAACGAGGCCCGCATGTTGAAGCATGAAATCCCATCCCTCAGCGTGTTTGCAATCTCCGCCAACATGCTGCTGATCTCCGTTACCGTCTCCCTTATAACCTATTTCCTGCTCCGCTCCCTGCAGGAGGAGGTCGAGGAACAGGAGAACCTCATGCGGCTTCTCCACCACAGGGTTAAAAACAACCTTCAGGCCTTTGAGAGTCTGATCGCCCTTTCCTCGGACGAGATCGACAGAAGCAGCGGATTGCATCATCGGGCCCGGGCGATCTCCGCAGCCAACAATCTGCTCCTGGATGCGCCGGAAACGGGGATGGTAGACATGGCAGAGCTGATCAGAATGCTCACCGATGCGTCGGCGATGGCAATTGATAATCAGGGAAAGCTGTCCGTACATGCGGAAAAGCTGAACGAGGTAGCCGTCGGCCTCTCGGACCTGATTGAGATTCTCAGGGACCTGAGGCCGCTGCGCTTTACTGTTCTTGAAGATACAATATTGATACAGGGAGAGGGATCCTTTGGCCCGATAAGGGACAGGCTCAGGCTGCTGAATCACAGCCTGATTCCCGCCGAATGGCTGGATGTTCAGGATGAGCACATCATCCTTCGCATTCCAGGCCTTAAATCGCCGCGGTAA